The Deinococcus koreensis genome window below encodes:
- a CDS encoding GNAT family N-acetyltransferase — protein sequence MIDPSAAGAITLRRVTEPDDLAIPGFGALQDRTYFEPDMLIPAGFISRLLEWQTPQRRNLLLVAEQAGKVVGGTLFHAFPEVGSGFSSYLATAPELRGQGLARRLHDARLDWLDEAVHGRVAGVFIDVVAPERLTPEDWKAERAVGSDPAQRRAAFGSLGFRQVKVTYQQPTGGPDGGPVTNMDLLYCPRDPAESVPAELLLNTMRAYWQDWLGERRTGQALAALAAQAGADGSFHLVSPAPA from the coding sequence ATGATTGACCCTTCAGCCGCAGGGGCGATCACTCTCCGGCGCGTCACGGAGCCGGACGACCTGGCCATTCCTGGCTTCGGCGCGCTGCAGGATCGTACGTATTTCGAGCCGGACATGCTGATTCCCGCCGGCTTCATCTCGCGGCTGCTGGAGTGGCAGACTCCGCAGCGCCGCAACCTGCTGCTGGTGGCCGAGCAGGCCGGGAAGGTCGTCGGCGGCACCCTCTTCCACGCCTTCCCGGAGGTCGGCTCCGGCTTTTCCAGCTACCTGGCGACCGCGCCCGAACTCCGGGGCCAGGGCCTCGCCCGCCGCCTGCACGACGCCCGCCTGGACTGGCTGGATGAGGCCGTCCACGGCCGGGTCGCGGGCGTGTTCATCGATGTGGTGGCCCCGGAGCGCCTGACGCCTGAGGACTGGAAGGCTGAGCGGGCGGTCGGTTCCGACCCGGCCCAGCGGCGTGCGGCCTTCGGGAGCCTGGGCTTCCGGCAGGTGAAGGTGACGTACCAGCAGCCCACAGGCGGCCCGGACGGCGGCCCCGTGACGAACATGGATCTGCTGTACTGCCCGCGCGACCCGGCTGAGAGCGTTCCGGCCGAACTCCTCCTGAACACCATGCGCGCCTACTGGCAGGACTGGCTGGGCGAACGCCGCACCGGGCAGGCGCTGGCCGCCCTCGCGGCGCAGGCTGGGGCAGACGGAAGCTTCCATCTCGTGTCCCCGGCGCCCGCGTAA